A region of Streptomyces sp. NBC_01788 DNA encodes the following proteins:
- a CDS encoding metallopeptidase family protein, whose product MLEMTREEFEELVAEALDRIPPELMRLLDNVAVFVEDEPPADDPELLGLYEGTPLTERGEWYAGVLPDRITIYRGPTLRMCETREDVVAETEVTVVHEIAHHFGIDDERLHALGYG is encoded by the coding sequence GTGCTGGAGATGACGCGCGAGGAGTTCGAGGAACTGGTCGCCGAGGCCCTCGACCGGATTCCGCCGGAGCTGATGCGGCTGCTGGACAACGTCGCGGTGTTCGTCGAGGACGAGCCGCCCGCCGACGATCCCGAGCTGCTGGGGCTGTACGAGGGGACCCCGTTGACGGAGCGCGGCGAGTGGTACGCGGGGGTGCTGCCCGACCGCATCACGATCTACCGCGGGCCGACGCTGCGCATGTGCGAGACACGGGAGGACGTGGTCGCGGAGACGGAGGTGACGGTGGTTCACGAGATCGCCCACCACTTCGGGATCGACGACGAACGTCTGCACGCGCTGGGGTACGGCTGA
- a CDS encoding metallophosphoesterase family protein — protein sequence MPRVPVADPNRPHPLRGIRRAMHAAVLKAAHAVAPRRRSPRPGPALSLAHEPRPWARAAGLVAVVLAGAWLGLLVVGNVRAPVGPMNTTMTLRPSLSGGTKINVSPLGSLELDSHIAPIRLDVNVDQLDPARSQALVDHPERFSGLQDEVAHDVEHGTLDLAVRSCVAVVAGATALGLAVYRRPRRALAAGGLALTLLAASGVTAYATWNPKSVLEPKFSGLLSSAPSVVGNARSIVTEFDVYQQELARLVTNVTKLYDVTSTLPAYQPDPMTIRVLHVSDIHLNPASWKIIASLVEQYKVDVIVDSGDTMDHGTAAENGFLDPIKDLGVPYVWVRGNHDSKVTQRYLERMKNVHVLDDGRAETVAGLRFAGTGDPQFTPDRSGAPGADASEELAGARLASALRDQQAKGTPVDIAIAHEPSAARETDGTVPLVLCGHLHHEGTEVLRYGTRLRMEGSTGGSGLRAVEGKYPAPIEASILYLDRDSRRLQAWDAIKLGGLGRTTAEVSRHLPEENKPGATPTPSGATPSTPSPSGS from the coding sequence ATGCCCCGCGTTCCCGTCGCAGACCCGAACCGCCCGCACCCCCTCCGAGGCATACGAAGGGCCATGCACGCCGCCGTCCTGAAGGCGGCGCACGCAGTCGCCCCCCGCCGCCGATCACCGCGCCCAGGTCCGGCGCTGTCACTGGCGCACGAACCGCGCCCCTGGGCGCGCGCCGCCGGACTGGTGGCCGTCGTCCTGGCCGGCGCCTGGCTGGGGCTGCTCGTCGTCGGCAACGTACGGGCCCCCGTCGGCCCCATGAACACCACGATGACCCTGCGCCCCTCCCTGAGCGGCGGCACGAAGATCAACGTCTCCCCCCTCGGCTCCCTGGAACTGGACAGCCACATCGCCCCGATCCGCCTCGACGTGAACGTCGACCAGCTCGACCCGGCCCGCTCCCAGGCCCTGGTCGACCACCCGGAACGCTTCTCCGGCCTCCAGGACGAAGTGGCGCACGACGTGGAGCACGGCACCCTCGACCTGGCCGTACGGTCCTGCGTGGCCGTCGTCGCCGGCGCCACCGCGCTCGGCCTGGCGGTCTACCGCCGCCCACGCCGCGCCCTGGCGGCCGGCGGCCTCGCCCTGACCCTGCTCGCCGCGTCCGGGGTGACGGCGTACGCCACCTGGAACCCGAAGTCGGTGCTGGAACCGAAGTTCTCCGGACTGCTGTCCTCGGCGCCCTCCGTGGTCGGCAACGCGCGCAGCATCGTCACCGAGTTCGACGTCTACCAGCAGGAGCTGGCGCGCCTGGTGACGAACGTGACGAAGCTCTACGACGTCACCTCCACCCTTCCCGCCTACCAGCCGGACCCGATGACCATCCGGGTCCTGCACGTCTCCGACATCCATCTCAACCCGGCGAGCTGGAAGATCATCGCCTCGCTGGTGGAGCAGTACAAGGTGGACGTGATCGTCGACTCCGGCGACACGATGGACCACGGCACCGCGGCGGAGAACGGCTTCCTGGACCCGATCAAGGACCTGGGTGTCCCCTATGTCTGGGTGCGCGGCAACCACGACTCGAAGGTCACCCAGCGGTATCTGGAGCGGATGAAGAACGTGCACGTCCTCGACGACGGCCGCGCCGAGACCGTCGCCGGGCTGCGCTTCGCCGGGACCGGCGACCCGCAGTTCACCCCCGACCGCTCCGGCGCACCGGGCGCCGACGCGTCCGAGGAACTCGCCGGCGCCCGTCTCGCCTCGGCCCTGCGCGACCAGCAGGCCAAGGGCACCCCGGTCGACATCGCCATCGCCCACGAACCGTCCGCGGCCCGCGAGACGGACGGCACCGTGCCGCTGGTGCTCTGCGGCCACCTCCACCACGAGGGGACGGAGGTCCTCAGGTACGGCACGCGGCTGCGCATGGAGGGATCCACGGGCGGCAGCGGGCTGCGCGCGGTCGAGGGGAAGTACCCGGCCCCGATCGAGGCGTCGATCCTCTACCTCGACCGGGACAGCCGCCGCCTCCAGGCCTGGGACGCGATCAAGCTGGGCGGCCTGGGCCGGACGACGGCGGAGGTCAGCCGCCACCTGCCCGAGGAGAACAAGCCTGGCGCCACTCCCACCCCGTCCGGCGCCACCCCGTCCACCCCCTCCCCCTCCGGCTCGTAA